DNA from Actinoplanes sp. SE50/110:
GGTCCGAGTAGGCGGGCCAGCCGGCGCCGGGCCCGCATCAGTCGCATGGTGTACGTCGCTCTCGTACAGCCGAGGACGGCAGCCGCGTCCCGATCGCTGAGCGCCTCCCAGATGTGCAGAGCCAGCGTCTCCTGGTCACGGGGGGTCAACTCCCGCCAGGCGGCGCTGAGGTCGACCCGGGTCTCCACCGGCCCCATGGCGTCGGCCACAGGTTCCGCCGGCTCATGGGCGATACGGATGCTGATCGCCTGCTGCCGCCGGGAGCCCCGCTGGGTGTTGAGCATGATGTTGCGGGCGGTCCGGAACAGCCACGGGCGCGGCTCGGGCGGCAGGTCCGCGCGCCGGCGCCACGCGGTGAGGAAGGTTTCGCCGACGATGTCGTCGGCGTCCTCCGGGCTCGCCCGGCGTCGGACGAACCGCAGCACGTCCACGTAGTGCGCCTGGTAGAGCTCGGTGAAGTCGAGCTCGCTCACCATCGCCATGAGTTCCCCTCTCGCGTCGGACACCCTTACATGTCTGACGCGGAGGCCGCTGCAACACCGCCCGATGATCTTTTTCTGGTGCTCGACCGGCTGGACGAAGCGTTAGTGGCTGTCTCTCCGCCTGTTTCGCACGGGCTCCGTTCCCGGCGTTCGGATCGGCGTCACGGTGACGCCGATCCGAACGCCGGCAAGCGGTATCAGCCCTGGTAGACGCCACCAGCATGAGGTGGGGCGAGCAGGCCGTCACCACCGCTTCATCGTCATGCACGCCGGCCCTCACCCCGAGGCCATGGCCGACTCGACCAGGGAAGCCGACGGCCGGGTCACGACTCGTCGAGGGAACCGAGCATCGCGGTGCGGACGGCGTCGCCGTGCCGATCGACCCAGGCGCCCAGGGCGAGGATCGGAACGAGCAGGTCCCGGCCGGCCTCGGTCAGTCGGTACTCCACCCGGGGCGGTGCCTGCGCGAAACTGCGCCGCTCCACCAGGTCCATCTGCTGCATCCGGCGCAGGGTCTGGGTGAGCATCTTCTGACTGATGCCGCCGATCACCCGCCGCAGCGCGCCCGGCCGCATCGGACCGTCCCGCAGCGTGTAGACGATGACGGTCAGCCACGAGTTGCCGAACAGGTCGACCGCCAGCCGCGCCGGACAATCCGATTCAAAGTCTCCGTACGACGGGAAGACCGTCCGTTCGATGCTCGTCGTCATGTCATTGAGCGTGCCACCTGCGAAGCGCACCTGGGGGTGCGCATCGGCGTCCCTACCGTCGGCACCGACACCTACGGTCAAGGAGCAAGCATGCGAATCGGCATCATCGGCGCAGGACAGATGGCGCGGGCACTCGGCGGCGGGTGGGCCGCGGCTGGGCACGAGATCATGATCGGCGCGCGATCGCCGCAGCGGGCCGACGAACTGGCCACAGCGATCGGGTACGGTGCCCGCGCCGGCACCGTCCGTGACGCCGCGCGGTTCGGGGAGGTCGTCCTGCTCGCGGTTCCGGTGGCCGCGCTGTCCGAGGTGCTCGCGGAGGCGGGCGACGGCGCGTGGTCCGGCCGTACGCTGATCGATTGCACCAATGCGTTCACCCCGGACGGTGCGGCGGGCGAGACGCTGGTGCTCGCCGAGGACGCGGTGGCCGAACGGATCGCGGCGGCGGCACCCGGTACGCACGTGGTGAAGGCCTTCAATCTGTGCGCGGCTGAGGTGTGGCTCTCCGGGCAGCAGCCGATCGTCCCGCTGTGCGGCGACGACGACGCGGTGAAGCTGGTCGGGTTGCTGGTCAGTGACCTGGGGTCGCAGCCGGCTCCGGCCGGTGGGCTGCACCGCGCCCGATATCTGGAGGCGACGTCCGTCCTGGTGGTCGGCCTCTGGTTCGCCGGGGTGGACGCCCGGAAGGCGTTTCCGCCGCTGGAGGCGGCCTTCGCGGTCCCGGACAGCGCCTGACCAGGTGCGGCATCGCGGTCTCGACGCGGGCGCCGGGCCTGCCGGCGCCGCGTCGCGGATCCCCGTCCGGGATCATCGAGACGGCCAGCGCTGTGAATGGGCTGCGCCGTGACGTCCGGCGCTGCCTGGTCGACAACGCAATCGACGACGGCACGGTCCGTCTGTCGCATGCCGAAATCGGTGCGAGAGCCGCGGGGGGGCACGTTGCCGCCCTCCCGCTACGCGCTCCAGCATCGCCACCGCGCTACGGCAGCTTCGCAGCGCCGGCCTACTGATTGCTGAGGAGTGCAACGTCGGCGACGGCGGTGGCAACCGATACCGGCTGTGCCATGCCGCACTCGGCCAGCAACCCGATCGGCGGTCTCCGGTACCGCACCGACCAGCGTCGCTCCCCGCGTTGGCCGCGTTTGACCGGCGGGCCGTCGGCTGGACCGAGGCCAAACGCCGAGTGCGGTCCTCGGCTGCTCGAGAATCTGGTGGCCGGTAAGGCGGTCATCCCCAGGCACCCTATTGCGGACCCAGTCCATCAGTCCGGTGCTTCCCGGCACCCGTTCATCGGCGCGAGCGGGAGCGGTGGGCCCCGGCGGCCATAACGCAGTGCAGCGAGCGAATCGCGGTGGAGAACGGCGCGAGGTGGGCGTCGTGGTCCGCTTCACAGCAGGCAACTCGAATGAGGCGGTCGGTGCCGGTAAGGACCTACAGGCGAGTTCTATGAAATGTTGACCTTCTGGGTAATTCGCGCCCGAACATGGCAGCGAGGGCATCTTCCAAGACGGCCAGACGATCGAGGTGGTGATCCGGTGCGCCGGGCCGCGCCGTCAGATGCCGAGCAGCCGGCGGGTCACCGTCGTCGCGGTGTCCAGGGCGGCCGGGCTCCGGTTCACCTTGGCCATGACGCTGGCTCCCAGCCACAGCTGATAGAGCGCGTCGGCGGTGGCGCGGGCATCCCCGGTGAACGGCGCGGATCCGTCGGCGACGGCGCCGACGATCGCGTGTTCGAGCCGGTCGACGATCCCCGTGGTCCCGGCTTTCAGGGCCAGCCGCATGGGCTCGGACATGTCCGCGACCTCGGCGCCGAGCTTGACCGCCAGGCACTTGCCCGCACAGTCACCGAGACTCTGCGATTCCCGCCAGGACGCGAAGTAGGCCAGGATCTTGGAAGCCCCGTCTCGACCGGCGGCGTTCAGGATCTCGTCCATCTCCGCCAGGTACTGCTCGAAGTAACGTGCGAGCACCGCCTCGCCGAACGCGTCCTTCGAGGCGAAGTAGTGGTAGAAGGAGCCCTTCGGCACGCCGGCGCTGGACAGGACCTCGTTGATGCCGACCGCGGCATAGCCCTTGCGGGCGAACGACCGCTCGGCAGCCAGCAGCAGCTGCGTACGCGTGTCGCGGTGGAGATTCCTGGTCGTCACCACGCCAGCCTATGTGCCGAAGGGACCGGTGGGTCAGGCGGTGGCGCGCTCGTCGAGGAGCGCGAGCAGCACATCGGCGGCCTCCGCCGACGAGGCCGGGTTCTGACCGGTGATCAGCAGGCCGTCGCGCACCACGTGGGAGGCCCAGTCCGGACCCTGGGAGTAGACGCCGCCGTTGGCCTTGAGCATGTCCTCCACCAGGAACGGCACGACCTCGGTCAGGCCGACGCCGGCCTCCTCGGTGTTGGCGAAGCCGGTCACCTGACGGCCCCGCACGAGCGGCGCGCCCGCCTCGTCGGTGACGTGGCGCAGCACGCCCGGCGCGTGGCAGACCAGGGCGACCGGCCTGCCGGAGCGCAGCGTGGTCTCGATGATGCGTCGGGAGTGGCTGTCCTCGGCCAGGTCCCACAGCGGGCCGTGCCCGCCCGGGTAGAACACCGCGTCGTAGTCGGCCGGATCGACCGTGCTCAGCGGCACGGTGGAGGCCAGCGCGGCCGTCGCCGCCGGGTCCGCCGCGAACCGGCGGGTGTCCTCGGTCTGCGAGCCCGGCTCGTCGCTCTTGGGATCCAGCGGCGGGCGCCCGCCCTTCGGCGACGCCAGCGTGATCGTGGCACCGGCCTGCTGGAGCCGGTAGTACGGCGCGGCGAGCTCCTCCAGCCAGAAGCCGGTCTTGCGGCCGGTGTCGCCCAGTTCGTCGTGCGAGGTCAGAACTACCAGAACGTTCATGTTCAGCCCTTCGACTCCGTGGCCCGGGTCGGCCACAGCCCCACTCTAGACGACTGGTCTACTAGGCGCGGTGAGCAGGTCCACGACCTGGTCGACGTAGCGGAGTCGCTCCGGCTCGGTGGCCGGCAGGGACTCCGGCGCGACGTGGGCCATCTGGGCGTAGCCGAGATAGGCGGTGACCGCGAGCACTCCGCGCCGGCGCGCCTCGGCGACCGGCCAGCCGAGCGCGGTGAACAACGCCGAGGTGTACGCCACCCGCCGCTCGGTGACCCGGGCGAGCACCGGGGCGAGGTGCGGATGGTCGGCGGTGGCGAGCATCGCCAGTTCGACGGCGCCGCCCCGGTCCGGCGCGGTGGCCCCCAGGACCAGGCCGATGAGCAGCCGGAGCCGGGCCAGCGGGTCGGGCTCGGCGTCGACGTGCCGGATCACGCCCTCGGTGTACTCCCGTTCCCAGCGCAGCACGGCCGCCTCGATCAGCGCCTCCCGATTGGCGAAATGCCAGTAGAAACTCCCCTTGGTGGCGCCCAGCCGGGCGGCCAACGGCTCCACCGCGACCGCCCCGAGGCCGCCGGCGGCCATCGCCTCCAGGGCCGCGGCGGTCCAGTCGTCCGCTGTCAGCCGGGACGCCGCCCGCTTGCCGGTGCCGCGCCGCTCCTGTTGCTCCCGCATGACCGTACGCTAGCGTATGTAAACCATACGGCACCGTACGGAGGCAGACCATGGCAGCGACCGTGCACAACGTCCACGAACGGGCTCTACCCGTCCCGGCAGCCCGGGTGGGCCGGCTGCTGGACCGGATGGGCGCCCCCGGCGACCCACTCTGGCCCGCACCACCCTGGGCGCCGATGCGGTTCGACCGGCCGCTCGGCGTCGGCGCCGACGGCGGGCACGGCCCGATCCGCTACCACGTCACCGGGTACGAACCGGGCCGGCGCGTCGAGCTGACCTTCCACCCGGGCACCGGCCTGATCGGCACCCACACTCTGGAGGTCGAGGATCACGGGCCACACGGCTGCGTGCTGCGGCACCGGCTGACCGGCACGCCGATCGGCCGGATGCGGCTGCTCTGGCCGGCCGTCGTCCGGGCCTGCCACGACACCGTCCTCGAGCACCTGCTGGACAACGCCGAGCGGGCGGTCACCGGCACCGTCACGCACCCGGTGCGGTACCCGTGGCGGGCCCGGCTGGCGCTCGCCGCGACCGGCGCCCGGGTCCGGGTCGCGCCGGTGCCCCACGCCGGCCTGCTGCCCGGCTCGGTCCCGCGGCCCGACCTGGCCGACGCCTTCGCGGTGCGCGTGCCGCCCGGCACCACCGTCGACCCACAGGACTGGGCGGACGCGGTCTTCCGGAATCCGCCGAGAGTCGTGGCGGCGCTGCTGCGTCTGCGGAACCGGCTGGTCACCCTGGTCGGCATCGCGCCGGACGACGGTTCGGCCTTCGACACGCTCACCCGCACCGATCGGGAGGTGCTGCTCGGCACCGACGCCGACCACCTCGCCTTCCGCGCCGCACTCCGGGTCGAACCGGACGCCGACGGCACGACCGTCACGGTGGCCACCCTGGCGGCGACCCGGTCCCGCGCCGGACGCGCCTATCTCGCCGTCGTCCGCCGGGTGCACCCGCTGGTGGTCCGCACGATGCTGCGGCACGCGGCCCGCACCGTCGCCGGCTTCACCGCAGCCGGCCCGCTGACGATCGGCGACACCGGCCGATAGCGTGGCCGATCATGGCCCACGCGCTCTCCGGTTTCCTGCTGATCGGCGTCATCGTGCTGGCCGGGTGGGGACTGCGCCGGTGGGGCCGGCTGCCGCCGGACGCCGAGGCGGTGCTGGCCCGGGTGGTCTGGCTGGTGCTCAACCCGTGCCTGCTGTTCACCGGGGTGGCCGCGGCCGACCCGGCGGCGCTGTTCAGCGAGCCGCTGCTGGTGTCGGCCGGGGCGGCGGTGGTGTGCTTCGGGCTGTTCGCGCTGATCTGTCGCGGTCGTTCGCCGGTGGTGGGCGCGCTGGCCGCCGGTTACGTGAACGCCAACTTCATCGGGATCCCGATCGCCACCTATGTTCTCGGCGACGCCGCCCTGGCCGTCCCGATCATCATGCTCCAGCTGCTGGTCATCACGCCGGTCGCGCTCACCCTGCTGGAGATCGCCACCACCGGCCGGGCATCGTGGCGGGGCACGGTGACCGCGCCGCTGCGCAACCCGCTGATCGTGGCCACCCTGCTCGGCGCCGCGACCGGGGCGACCGGCCTGCGGCTGCCCGCCGTGCTCCTGGACCCGGTGACCACGATCGGCCATGCCGCCGTGCCGATGGTCCTGATCGCGTTCGGCATGTCGCTGTCCGGCCGCCGGATTCTCGCGCCCGGCCCGGACCGCCGGGCCACGCTGGTCGCGGCCGGGCTCAAAACGGTGGGGATGCCGCTGGCCGCCTGCGGGCTGGCGGCCGGGTTGCGGTTGCCGCACGACCAGGCGTACGCCGTCACGGTGCTGGCCGGGCTGCCGACCGCGCAGAACGTGTACCTGTACGGCCAGCGGTTCGCCACCGGCACGGTTCTCGCCCGGGACGTCATTCTGCTCACCACCCTGGCCTGCGTGCCGGTCCTGCTGCTGGTGACATTCCTGTTCGCCCGGTGACCGGGCGGATCCGCGGCTCGACCTCAGGTGTGTGCGCCGAGGTGCTCGGTCACCGTGTGGTCGTCGCCGTCCAGGTGCAGGACGCGTCGGGCCCGCGCGGCCGAGCCGGTGCGGTGCGCGATGACGATCAGGGTGCCGGGCCGGTCGCGGAACGCGGCCTCCGCCACCGTCTCCGCGGCCGGATCCAGGTGCGCGGTGGCCTCGTCGAGGATGACCACCGGCGCCGGCGACAGGTACGTGCGGGCCAGCGCGATCAGCTGCCGCTCGCCGTCGGACAGGGTGGCGGCCGGGTCGTTCAGCTCGGCGTCGAGGCCACCGAGCCGGCCCAGCAGCGTGGTCATGCCGACCGCCGCCACCGCGCGAACGACCTCGTCGTCGTCCGCGGACGGGGCCAGGTAGCGCAGGTTGTCCCGCACCGAGCCGGGGAAGACGTACGCCTCCTGGGGCACCAGGGCGACGAGCCGGTGCCGCTGCTCCTCGGGCAGTCCGGCGGCCGGACGACCGCCGATGCGCACCTGACCGGCCGACGGCTGCCGGATGCCGGCCAGCAGCAGGGCCAGGGTGGACTTGCCGATCCCGCTGGCGCCGGTGATGGCCAGGTGATCGCCGTACGGCACGGTGAGCGTCAGGTCGCGCAGGACCGGCTCCGCGTCGGCGGCGTACGCGAAGGTGAGCCCCGCCACGGTGAGGTCGGCGGTCGTGTCGTGACGCACCGCCGGTGACACCGGGGCCGGGGGCACCGGATCGGCGACCGGATCCGGGGCCACCTCGGCCAGCCGGTGCAGCAGCAGGGCGAGGGTGTTCCAGTAACCGCCGACGGCGCTGGTCAACATCCGCAGCGCCGGCACGATCGACCCGGCCAGGTAGGTGGCGGCCCCGATGAGGGTGCCCGCGGTGATGGCCCGCGTGCCGATCAGGTGCGGGGCGGCCAGCAGCAGCCCGACGAGCGGTAGATGGCCACCCACGAGCACGACCGGTACCCGGGACGCGGCGGCGCGACCGGCGCTCAGCATGGCGCGCAGCGCGCGCTGCGAGTCCGCCTCGACGAGGGCGGCCGCTTCCTCCTCGGCGCCCAGCGCGGTGATGTCCCGCGCCGCGGTCAGCACCTCGCCGACCCGGGCGGCGACGTCCTCGGCGGCCAGCACCGCGACCCGCCGCAGCGCCCCCACCCGCCGGATCGACCACGCGAAGGCCACCAGGGCGACGGTGAGCGCCGCCAGCACCGGCCCGGACAGCACGGGGTCGAGCGCGGTCAGGCCGGCTCCCGCGGCGAGCAGCGTGATGGCCAGGGGCCGGGCGGTGCGCAGCAGCGCCGAGGTGAGGTCCCGTACCGCGTCCACCTGGCTGGTCAGCCGGGACACCCCGGCGGTGTCCGGCGGCGCCGCGAGCGAGGTCGCCTCGAGCAGCGTGTGGTGCACCACCCGGCGGGTCAACCGGTCCCGCATCGGCTCGACGACCGCGGCCAGAGGATCGAACAGGGCACGTTCAGCGGCGGCCCGCAGCAGGTGCAGACCGGCGAGCACGGCGAGCCAGGCGAGTCCGACGGACAGCCGGTGCTGCAGGAAGCCACGGTCCAGCGCGGCCGCGGTGACCCAGCCGGATGCCAGTGCGGGAGCGGCCTCGGCCACCGAGAGCACGGCGATCCGCCGCAGCGGCCGGCCGCTGCCCCGCAGGACATCGCCGAGCAGGGCGGCGGCCGGCCCGGTCAGGCCGAAGCGGATCATCCGGGTGCTCACCGGTCGGCGGCGCACGGCTGCTCCCGGTCGGTGGCCGCCGACGGGACCGCCACGGTCTCGAACACGGCCCGGTAGCGGGGATCGGCCCACAGCCTGGCGTGCGGCGCGAGGGCGCGGACCCGTCCCGCGTCCAGCCAGGCGACCAGGTCGCAGCAGGCCGCGGTGTCCGCGCGGTGGGTGACGACGACGCGGGTGCGGCCGTGCAGCCGGGCCGTCACGGCCTCGCTGACCTCCCGCTCGGTGACGCTGTCCAGACCGGACGTCGCGTCGTCGAGCACGTGCACCAGGGCGGGTCGCACCAGGGCCCGGGCGAGTCCGACACGCTGCAGCTGTCCACCGGACATCGGGGTACGCGCGGGCACCGAGTCGTAGCCGGCGGGCAGCCGCCGGATGACGTGGTGGATCCGCGCGGCGCGGGCCGCCGACTCCACCGCCACCCGGTCGAGCTCGGGCCGGCCGAGCCGGATCGCCTCGTGCAGGGTGCGCCCGGCCAGCGCGGGGCGCGCGAAGGCATAGGTCACCGTCCGGCGCAGGGCCGGCAGATCCAGGTCGGTGATGTCGACGCCGCCGATGTGGACCGCACCCTCGTCCGGGTCGGCCAGCCGGCCGAGCAGGGCGCCCAGCACGCTCTTGCCGGAGCCGCTGGCGCCGACCAGCGCCACCGCCACACCGTCCGGGATCTCCAGGTCGAGCCGGTCGAGCACCCGCCCGCCGGCGCGCACGACGGTGACGCCGCGCAGCGACACCGCGCCGTCCGGGGGTGGGATGCTGCGGGGCCCGCCCGGGACGGCCGGCCGCTGCAGCACGGCGTCGAGCCGGTCGGCGCCCGCGCGGGCCTGCGCCAGGCTCAGCGCGGTGTCGATCTGGTCGAGAAGTCCGGTGGCGAGCGCGAGGTAGCCGGCGACGGCGAGCAGGTTTCCGGCG
Protein-coding regions in this window:
- a CDS encoding DUF2867 domain-containing protein, with amino-acid sequence MAATVHNVHERALPVPAARVGRLLDRMGAPGDPLWPAPPWAPMRFDRPLGVGADGGHGPIRYHVTGYEPGRRVELTFHPGTGLIGTHTLEVEDHGPHGCVLRHRLTGTPIGRMRLLWPAVVRACHDTVLEHLLDNAERAVTGTVTHPVRYPWRARLALAATGARVRVAPVPHAGLLPGSVPRPDLADAFAVRVPPGTTVDPQDWADAVFRNPPRVVAALLRLRNRLVTLVGIAPDDGSAFDTLTRTDREVLLGTDADHLAFRAALRVEPDADGTTVTVATLAATRSRAGRAYLAVVRRVHPLVVRTMLRHAARTVAGFTAAGPLTIGDTGR
- a CDS encoding helix-turn-helix domain-containing protein, with product MTTSIERTVFPSYGDFESDCPARLAVDLFGNSWLTVIVYTLRDGPMRPGALRRVIGGISQKMLTQTLRRMQQMDLVERRSFAQAPPRVEYRLTEAGRDLLVPILALGAWVDRHGDAVRTAMLGSLDES
- a CDS encoding NADPH-dependent F420 reductase encodes the protein MRIGIIGAGQMARALGGGWAAAGHEIMIGARSPQRADELATAIGYGARAGTVRDAARFGEVVLLAVPVAALSEVLAEAGDGAWSGRTLIDCTNAFTPDGAAGETLVLAEDAVAERIAAAAPGTHVVKAFNLCAAEVWLSGQQPIVPLCGDDDAVKLVGLLVSDLGSQPAPAGGLHRARYLEATSVLVVGLWFAGVDARKAFPPLEAAFAVPDSA
- a CDS encoding type 1 glutamine amidotransferase domain-containing protein, which produces MNVLVVLTSHDELGDTGRKTGFWLEELAAPYYRLQQAGATITLASPKGGRPPLDPKSDEPGSQTEDTRRFAADPAATAALASTVPLSTVDPADYDAVFYPGGHGPLWDLAEDSHSRRIIETTLRSGRPVALVCHAPGVLRHVTDEAGAPLVRGRQVTGFANTEEAGVGLTEVVPFLVEDMLKANGGVYSQGPDWASHVVRDGLLITGQNPASSAEAADVLLALLDERATA
- a CDS encoding AEC family transporter, which gives rise to MAHALSGFLLIGVIVLAGWGLRRWGRLPPDAEAVLARVVWLVLNPCLLFTGVAAADPAALFSEPLLVSAGAAVVCFGLFALICRGRSPVVGALAAGYVNANFIGIPIATYVLGDAALAVPIIMLQLLVITPVALTLLEIATTGRASWRGTVTAPLRNPLIVATLLGAATGATGLRLPAVLLDPVTTIGHAAVPMVLIAFGMSLSGRRILAPGPDRRATLVAAGLKTVGMPLAACGLAAGLRLPHDQAYAVTVLAGLPTAQNVYLYGQRFATGTVLARDVILLTTLACVPVLLLVTFLFAR
- a CDS encoding ABC transporter ATP-binding protein, with translation MRRRPVSTRMIRFGLTGPAAALLGDVLRGSGRPLRRIAVLSVAEAAPALASGWVTAAALDRGFLQHRLSVGLAWLAVLAGLHLLRAAAERALFDPLAAVVEPMRDRLTRRVVHHTLLEATSLAAPPDTAGVSRLTSQVDAVRDLTSALLRTARPLAITLLAAGAGLTALDPVLSGPVLAALTVALVAFAWSIRRVGALRRVAVLAAEDVAARVGEVLTAARDITALGAEEEAAALVEADSQRALRAMLSAGRAAASRVPVVLVGGHLPLVGLLLAAPHLIGTRAITAGTLIGAATYLAGSIVPALRMLTSAVGGYWNTLALLLHRLAEVAPDPVADPVPPAPVSPAVRHDTTADLTVAGLTFAYAADAEPVLRDLTLTVPYGDHLAITGASGIGKSTLALLLAGIRQPSAGQVRIGGRPAAGLPEEQRHRLVALVPQEAYVFPGSVRDNLRYLAPSADDDEVVRAVAAVGMTTLLGRLGGLDAELNDPAATLSDGERQLIALARTYLSPAPVVILDEATAHLDPAAETVAEAAFRDRPGTLIVIAHRTGSAARARRVLHLDGDDHTVTEHLGAHT
- a CDS encoding TetR/AcrR family transcriptional regulator, producing MTTRNLHRDTRTQLLLAAERSFARKGYAAVGINEVLSSAGVPKGSFYHYFASKDAFGEAVLARYFEQYLAEMDEILNAAGRDGASKILAYFASWRESQSLGDCAGKCLAVKLGAEVADMSEPMRLALKAGTTGIVDRLEHAIVGAVADGSAPFTGDARATADALYQLWLGASVMAKVNRSPAALDTATTVTRRLLGI
- a CDS encoding RNA polymerase sigma factor, producing MAMVSELDFTELYQAHYVDVLRFVRRRASPEDADDIVGETFLTAWRRRADLPPEPRPWLFRTARNIMLNTQRGSRRQQAISIRIAHEPAEPVADAMGPVETRVDLSAAWRELTPRDQETLALHIWEALSDRDAAAVLGCTRATYTMRLMRARRRLARLLGPGAVVSSAATPAPHPTSTLAPTGWEHS
- a CDS encoding ABC transporter ATP-binding protein → MRVLTATAGMLRVRLTLFVAALTVQAAAGVTVPALLAAASDAVLGGRGTGAPVAALAAVLAAGAAAEAVVVWSSVAIGAVGTARLRMLTLRRLLALGPRSPFAVGEAVTQVAQAAPQAAALPGHVAEASVSVAGSAAALVALWLVDWRAGLAFTLLVPVTVLAARRFVTEAAEVEGRYLAAQTRMASLLAGALTGARTIRAAGTLAAETRRVAGPLHELSAAGHASWRVQRSAVWKIGLLVPGTEIVVLAVAGVDVSAGLITAGNLLAVAGYLALATGLLDQIDTALSLAQARAGADRLDAVLQRPAVPGGPRSIPPPDGAVSLRGVTVVRAGGRVLDRLDLEIPDGVAVALVGASGSGKSVLGALLGRLADPDEGAVHIGGVDITDLDLPALRRTVTYAFARPALAGRTLHEAIRLGRPELDRVAVESAARAARIHHVIRRLPAGYDSVPARTPMSGGQLQRVGLARALVRPALVHVLDDATSGLDSVTEREVSEAVTARLHGRTRVVVTHRADTAACCDLVAWLDAGRVRALAPHARLWADPRYRAVFETVAVPSAATDREQPCAADR
- a CDS encoding TetR/AcrR family transcriptional regulator, with the translated sequence MREQQERRGTGKRAASRLTADDWTAAALEAMAAGGLGAVAVEPLAARLGATKGSFYWHFANREALIEAAVLRWEREYTEGVIRHVDAEPDPLARLRLLIGLVLGATAPDRGGAVELAMLATADHPHLAPVLARVTERRVAYTSALFTALGWPVAEARRRGVLAVTAYLGYAQMAHVAPESLPATEPERLRYVDQVVDLLTAPSRPVV